In the Pseudoalteromonas undina genome, one interval contains:
- a CDS encoding YqaE/Pmp3 family membrane protein, which yields MDIIRIIFSILLPPLGVFLQVGLGMHFWLNILLTLLGYFPGLIHAIYIIAKK from the coding sequence ATGGATATTATCAGGATTATTTTTTCTATTTTATTACCACCACTGGGTGTATTTTTACAGGTGGGGCTAGGGATGCACTTTTGGTTAAATATTCTGCTAACCTTGCTCGGCTATTTCCCAGGATTAATTCATGCGATTTATATTATCGCCAAAAAATAA
- a CDS encoding 5-carboxymethyl-2-hydroxymuconate Delta-isomerase yields MPHVIIEHSEDLPLLPQVLVEKIHTTTFESGLFDLETIKTRAIAYQHYQLGVGKEGFIHIAVHIMAGRSIEQKQKLSEQLLACLQTYCRASDSLSVNIYEMNHEIYRKN; encoded by the coding sequence ATGCCACACGTTATTATTGAACACTCAGAAGATCTGCCTTTATTACCTCAGGTTCTAGTGGAAAAAATCCACACAACAACATTTGAAAGTGGCTTATTTGATTTAGAAACAATAAAAACTCGTGCTATTGCGTATCAACATTACCAATTAGGTGTGGGTAAAGAAGGGTTTATTCATATTGCTGTACATATTATGGCTGGGCGCTCTATTGAGCAAAAGCAAAAGCTAAGTGAGCAGTTACTAGCGTGCCTACAAACATATTGCAGAGCCTCTGATAGCTTAAGCGTTAATATTTACGAAATGAATCACGAGATTTATCGTAAAAATTAA
- the secD gene encoding protein translocase subunit SecD, whose protein sequence is MLNKFPIWKYLLVLAVLAIGLLYASPNLYGRDPAIQVSGAKGTDVDLSVVDKVNAILKKDNVSAKSTKLEDGQILVRFKNVEDQLKAQDLLRNSLSNDYISAINMAPAQPAWLKSLGGNPMKLGLDLSGGVHFTMEIDMVTAVDNQLEQMEQDFRSDLREEKLRYRSVRRVAGSERMRVEMRNEEDKDAAERFLESRYPLNVYIDDSSNDNAFFATMSELKLKEIRDYAIKQNETIIRNRINQIGVAEPNVQRQGAERIIVQLPGIQDTARAKEILGATATLEFREVDENADISAAAQGRIPPGTEMIMSRDGYPVVLKKRIILEGSHITGAQSGADEYQRPQVSIKLDSKGGAKMNAFTKRAIGKRMATVFIEYKPSGKKDSDGKALPPIKVEEVINVATIQARLDRSFRITGIDNPAEAHNLSLLLRAGALVAPIQIVEERTVGPSLGQENIEAGMTAVALGFAFVLAFMLIYYKGFGLVANIALAANLVLIIGVMSLIPGATLTLPGIAGIVLTVGMAVDANVLIFERIREELADGRSPQQAVHFGYDSAFSTIFDANITTLIAAIILFAVGTGPVAGFAVTLAIGILTSMFTAIIGTRAVINLFIGGKRVDKLSI, encoded by the coding sequence GTGTTAAACAAGTTTCCAATTTGGAAGTATTTACTTGTTTTAGCTGTGTTAGCCATTGGCCTTTTATATGCTTCACCAAACCTGTATGGCCGCGATCCGGCCATACAGGTTTCTGGCGCTAAAGGCACCGATGTTGACCTCAGTGTTGTAGACAAAGTAAACGCAATCCTCAAAAAAGATAACGTAAGCGCTAAATCGACAAAGCTTGAAGATGGGCAAATTCTTGTTCGTTTTAAAAATGTTGAAGACCAACTAAAAGCACAAGACTTACTGCGTAACTCGCTAAGTAACGATTATATTTCAGCGATTAATATGGCTCCTGCACAACCGGCTTGGTTAAAGTCGCTGGGCGGTAATCCTATGAAGTTAGGCCTAGATTTAAGTGGTGGTGTACATTTCACCATGGAAATCGATATGGTCACTGCGGTGGATAATCAGTTAGAGCAAATGGAGCAAGATTTCCGTAGCGACCTGCGTGAAGAAAAACTACGTTATCGTAGTGTGCGCCGTGTAGCTGGTTCTGAGCGCATGCGTGTAGAAATGCGTAACGAAGAAGATAAAGACGCTGCAGAGCGCTTTTTAGAAAGCCGTTACCCATTAAACGTTTACATTGATGATAGCAGTAACGATAACGCATTCTTTGCCACTATGAGTGAGCTAAAGCTAAAAGAAATTCGTGACTATGCTATCAAGCAAAACGAAACTATTATTCGTAACCGTATCAACCAAATTGGGGTTGCAGAGCCAAACGTACAGCGTCAAGGTGCTGAACGTATTATTGTGCAATTACCAGGGATTCAAGATACCGCTCGCGCTAAAGAAATTTTAGGTGCTACGGCAACGCTTGAGTTTCGTGAGGTTGACGAAAATGCTGACATAAGCGCCGCTGCTCAAGGTCGTATCCCACCGGGTACTGAAATGATCATGAGCCGTGATGGTTATCCTGTGGTACTAAAAAAACGCATTATTCTTGAAGGCAGCCATATTACTGGTGCGCAGTCAGGTGCAGATGAGTACCAGCGTCCACAAGTAAGCATTAAACTCGATAGTAAAGGTGGGGCAAAAATGAATGCCTTTACCAAGCGTGCTATCGGTAAACGTATGGCTACCGTGTTTATTGAATACAAGCCATCAGGTAAAAAAGACAGTGACGGTAAAGCACTTCCGCCAATTAAAGTGGAAGAAGTTATTAACGTAGCAACCATTCAAGCGCGTCTTGACCGTTCATTCCGCATTACCGGTATTGATAACCCAGCTGAAGCACATAACTTAAGTTTACTACTACGTGCGGGTGCACTAGTTGCGCCTATTCAAATTGTAGAAGAACGTACGGTTGGGCCAAGCCTAGGTCAAGAAAACATTGAAGCAGGTATGACCGCTGTAGCTCTTGGCTTTGCGTTTGTACTGGCCTTTATGCTTATTTACTACAAAGGTTTTGGCCTTGTTGCGAATATTGCACTGGCTGCCAACTTAGTACTTATTATTGGTGTTATGTCGTTAATTCCAGGTGCAACGCTTACTCTACCGGGTATAGCTGGTATTGTACTGACTGTTGGTATGGCAGTTGATGCGAACGTACTTATATTTGAACGTATTCGTGAAGAGTTAGCCGATGGCCGCAGCCCTCAACAAGCGGTTCATTTTGGTTACGATAGCGCCTTTAGTACTATTTTTGATGCCAATATCACCACATTAATTGCGGCGATTATCTTGTTTGCTGTTGGTACCGGTCCTGTTGCAGGTTTTGCGGTAACCCTAGCAATTGGTATTTTAACCTCTATGTTTACAGCAATTATAGGTACCCGTGCGGTGATCAACCTATTTATTGGTGGCAAACGTGTTGATAAACTTTCAATTTAA
- a CDS encoding VOC family protein, which yields MKLEHVNLVVSDIDAMLKFYQAAFPYWSIRSEGEGTWYGKARRWVHFGDNDQYIAISDHGEGKNRDLSGHQIGLAHFAYVTNNLNEVIARLKHAGFAISKQGAVNPFRKNIYYIDPAGFEVEFVEYMSDVPSERNNDL from the coding sequence ATGAAATTAGAACACGTAAATTTAGTTGTCAGTGATATAGACGCCATGCTTAAGTTTTACCAAGCAGCGTTTCCCTATTGGTCAATTAGAAGTGAGGGAGAAGGAACCTGGTATGGTAAAGCAAGGCGCTGGGTACATTTTGGTGATAACGATCAATATATTGCTATAAGCGATCACGGTGAAGGGAAAAATCGTGACTTATCAGGGCATCAAATTGGCTTGGCACACTTTGCCTATGTAACCAATAACTTAAATGAAGTAATAGCGCGCTTAAAGCATGCGGGCTTTGCAATAAGTAAGCAAGGCGCTGTAAATCCATTTAGAAAGAACATTTATTATATTGATCCCGCAGGGTTTGAGGTTGAGTTTGTAGAGTATATGAGTGATGTACCTAGTGAGCGAAATAACGACTTATAA
- a CDS encoding DUF1707 SHOCT-like domain-containing protein: MSVKIEDRPIEQVREQVIDQLIYNYSHGVISVEAFERRLDDAMAASDNSALMALVEDLTLITDQQYKAQKHSQFAPNYSAQHETDEEPLTLRSILGSSERSGQWVVPQNIYIENYMGSINLDFTDAIFTHQHVTIHVNCYFGSEEIYVPEHVNVVSKMFCILGSFENKTVSLNKRQAPTIQIEGKTVLGSVEVKVKRTIKEKFISFANDLKTQLGMNGKHY, encoded by the coding sequence ATGTCTGTTAAAATTGAAGACCGCCCTATCGAGCAAGTTCGTGAGCAAGTAATTGATCAACTCATTTATAATTACAGCCATGGTGTCATTTCTGTAGAAGCATTTGAGAGGCGCTTAGACGATGCAATGGCAGCGAGTGACAATAGCGCGCTTATGGCCCTTGTTGAAGATTTAACCTTAATTACTGACCAGCAATATAAGGCACAAAAGCACTCGCAGTTTGCACCTAATTATAGTGCGCAGCATGAGACTGATGAAGAGCCACTTACATTAAGAAGCATTCTTGGTTCAAGTGAACGAAGCGGCCAATGGGTGGTGCCTCAAAACATTTATATAGAAAACTACATGGGGTCAATCAATCTTGATTTTACGGATGCTATTTTTACCCACCAACATGTCACTATTCACGTTAATTGTTACTTTGGCAGCGAAGAAATATATGTACCTGAGCACGTTAATGTAGTTTCTAAAATGTTTTGTATTTTAGGCAGTTTTGAAAATAAAACAGTTTCACTCAATAAACGCCAAGCGCCAACGATTCAAATTGAAGGAAAAACTGTTTTAGGCTCTGTGGAAGTTAAAGTTAAGCGCACTATTAAAGAAAAATTTATTAGCTTTGCAAATGATCTAAAAACTCAACTTGGTATGAATGGTAAACATTATTAA
- a CDS encoding GGDEF domain-containing protein, which produces MTEQRQVLESILQQGAITTLFQPIFDIAKQSIIGYEALSRGPKNGPLAMPNKLFEAAHKYQLISELELLCRSRAIENFVKLSLQGKLFLNVSPKILLDPSHPKGETLHLIEQFGLAANRVVIEVTEQEKVDDGFLLLKTIAHYRELGFTIAIDDLGAGYSGLKQWSQLCPDIVKIDRYFIDHCDQSEVKKEFLKSIMVLARATNTAVIAEGIERSEELDLVKSIGISHVQGFLLERPSQQPSYDYNCKQLQSLTSTQAASKFEQSMAIGVLAVAQPAISSHTRCKEAHALFEQDKSIISLPVLNSSQQPIGLLHKDQLTEVFAAPYGHALYDKCEVTELMDKQPLVVDENQMLDIVSQQITEQDFDIRRHIVITCNNKYLGLAPLRDILKHITAEKIRHAQHANPLTMLPGNVAISEVIEQRLQHKQPFSLAYIDLNHFKQFNDLYGYASGDSVIKLLADVTVKACAHSANFVGHIGGDDFMVVFEKKDAVEICNTIITQFELQSRVFFTPEHIAGKGYWATNREGEKQFVPLLTLSIGLVEPDLQQCKNSHQVAALATDAKKEAKRYRQSYLFICNRRRPAPAIVRLSNSKKSG; this is translated from the coding sequence GTGACTGAGCAACGACAAGTCTTAGAATCAATTTTGCAACAAGGAGCAATAACAACCTTGTTCCAACCTATTTTCGATATAGCTAAGCAATCTATTATTGGGTATGAAGCGCTTAGCCGTGGCCCTAAAAATGGTCCGTTAGCCATGCCAAATAAGCTATTCGAAGCAGCTCATAAATACCAATTGATTTCAGAGCTTGAGCTTTTATGCCGTTCTCGCGCCATTGAAAATTTTGTAAAACTCAGTCTGCAAGGGAAGTTATTTTTAAATGTCAGCCCAAAAATTCTACTCGATCCGAGCCACCCTAAAGGCGAAACCTTACATTTAATTGAACAGTTTGGTCTTGCTGCCAATCGAGTGGTGATTGAAGTAACTGAACAAGAAAAAGTAGATGATGGCTTTTTACTGTTAAAAACCATCGCTCATTATCGAGAGCTAGGCTTTACGATTGCTATTGACGATCTCGGTGCAGGTTATTCAGGACTAAAGCAATGGTCGCAGTTATGCCCAGATATTGTAAAAATTGATCGTTACTTTATTGATCATTGCGATCAAAGCGAAGTTAAAAAAGAATTTCTAAAATCAATTATGGTGTTAGCACGGGCAACAAATACAGCGGTGATTGCAGAGGGAATCGAACGTTCCGAAGAGCTAGATTTAGTTAAAAGTATAGGCATAAGTCATGTTCAGGGGTTCTTGTTAGAAAGACCGAGTCAACAGCCAAGTTATGACTACAACTGTAAACAGTTACAATCGCTCACTTCGACCCAAGCCGCCTCAAAGTTTGAACAATCAATGGCAATAGGTGTGCTTGCTGTTGCTCAGCCTGCTATTAGCAGTCATACGCGTTGTAAAGAAGCTCATGCACTTTTTGAGCAAGACAAAAGCATAATCAGCTTACCGGTATTAAATAGCAGTCAGCAGCCAATAGGGCTGTTACACAAAGATCAGCTAACAGAAGTGTTTGCCGCGCCTTATGGGCATGCACTTTATGATAAATGTGAAGTCACTGAGTTAATGGATAAACAACCTTTGGTGGTTGATGAAAATCAAATGCTTGATATTGTCTCCCAGCAAATAACAGAGCAAGACTTTGATATTCGTCGCCATATTGTTATCACCTGCAACAATAAGTATTTAGGCTTGGCACCGCTCAGAGACATACTAAAGCACATTACAGCAGAAAAAATCCGCCACGCTCAACATGCTAACCCTTTGACCATGTTACCGGGTAATGTGGCAATTAGTGAGGTAATAGAGCAGCGTCTACAACATAAACAGCCATTTTCACTAGCTTATATCGATTTAAATCACTTTAAACAATTTAACGATTTGTATGGCTATGCCAGTGGTGACAGCGTAATAAAACTTCTGGCCGATGTTACTGTAAAAGCGTGTGCGCACAGCGCTAACTTTGTCGGGCATATTGGCGGCGATGACTTTATGGTGGTGTTTGAAAAAAAAGATGCGGTGGAGATTTGTAATACCATTATCACGCAATTTGAACTACAGTCACGCGTGTTTTTTACGCCAGAGCATATTGCTGGAAAAGGGTATTGGGCAACTAATCGAGAGGGCGAAAAGCAGTTTGTACCTTTACTTACATTATCGATAGGTTTAGTTGAGCCTGATCTGCAGCAGTGCAAAAATAGTCATCAAGTAGCGGCATTAGCGACAGATGCTAAAAAAGAAGCAAAACGTTATCGTCAAAGCTACTTATTTATATGTAATCGAAGAAGGCCTGCTCCCGCTATTGTACGTTTATCCAATAGTAAAAAAAGTGGCTAA
- the suhB gene encoding inositol-1-monophosphatase produces the protein MHPMLNIAVRAARNAGKLILRASEDLSKVEVQQKGTNDLVTNIDKEAEAVIRDTILRSYPDHCIVGEELGEHKGKDADYQWIVDPLDGTTNFIKGIPHFAVSIALKVKGRLDQAVIYDPIRGELFTASRGQGAQLNSKRLRVSKTVELAGSVLATGFPFKQKHHLDAYSEAFKALFVHTADIRRAGSAALDMAYVAAGRVDGFFEIGLKPWDTAAGELLVKEAGGMVVDFAGGNNYNVSGNVICGAPKLTQAIVREMRPVLSESLLR, from the coding sequence ATGCATCCAATGTTAAACATTGCGGTTCGCGCTGCGCGTAACGCAGGCAAACTTATTCTTCGTGCAAGTGAAGATTTATCAAAAGTTGAAGTGCAACAAAAAGGCACCAACGATTTAGTTACTAACATTGATAAAGAAGCCGAAGCCGTAATTCGTGACACTATTTTACGTTCTTACCCTGATCACTGCATCGTTGGTGAAGAGTTAGGCGAACACAAAGGTAAGGATGCTGATTACCAATGGATTGTTGACCCACTTGATGGCACAACTAACTTCATCAAGGGTATCCCTCATTTCGCAGTATCTATTGCACTTAAAGTTAAAGGTCGTTTAGACCAAGCCGTAATTTACGATCCAATTCGTGGCGAGCTTTTCACTGCTTCTCGCGGTCAAGGCGCACAGTTAAACAGCAAACGTTTACGTGTATCTAAAACTGTTGAACTTGCTGGTTCAGTTCTTGCTACAGGCTTTCCTTTCAAACAAAAACATCACTTAGATGCATACTCTGAAGCGTTTAAAGCGTTATTTGTTCACACAGCTGATATTCGTCGTGCAGGCTCTGCAGCCCTAGATATGGCGTATGTTGCAGCGGGTCGTGTTGATGGTTTCTTTGAAATTGGTTTAAAACCTTGGGATACAGCAGCAGGTGAGTTATTAGTTAAAGAAGCTGGCGGCATGGTTGTTGATTTTGCTGGCGGTAATAACTACAACGTGAGCGGTAACGTAATCTGTGGTGCACCTAAGCTAACACAGGCAATTGTTCGCGAAATGCGCCCAGTATTATCTGAGTCGTTATTACGTTAA
- a CDS encoding BON domain-containing protein → MKTFNKSMIAALVLGTTAMGAQASSWENESKDAWIDGKAETVLLMNTNLNNFDINTDVKNGKVMLTGKVNSDVDKELAEELVLSLDGVTDVENSLTVVKNTDMKKHDSKMMGNGTESDLTDAKITTVITTRYLFDSEVGGTDIDVDTDNGVVTLKGSVESDAEKQLAMEIAKNAEDVRKVVDELTVIAE, encoded by the coding sequence ATGAAAACATTTAATAAGTCTATGATTGCAGCCCTAGTATTAGGAACAACCGCAATGGGCGCTCAAGCAAGCAGCTGGGAAAACGAAAGTAAAGATGCTTGGATTGATGGAAAGGCAGAAACAGTACTGCTGATGAACACCAATCTAAACAACTTTGATATCAACACGGACGTAAAAAACGGCAAGGTAATGCTAACAGGTAAAGTAAACAGCGATGTAGATAAAGAACTTGCTGAAGAACTCGTGCTAAGCCTAGATGGTGTAACTGATGTTGAAAACAGTCTAACTGTGGTAAAAAACACCGACATGAAGAAGCATGATTCTAAAATGATGGGTAACGGTACCGAAAGTGATTTAACCGATGCCAAAATCACAACAGTCATCACAACGCGTTACTTATTTGATTCTGAAGTAGGTGGTACAGACATTGATGTTGATACCGATAATGGTGTAGTAACTCTTAAAGGTTCAGTTGAGTCTGATGCTGAAAAGCAATTAGCGATGGAAATTGCTAAGAACGCTGAAGATGTTCGCAAAGTAGTTGATGAATTAACTGTTATTGCAGAATAA
- a CDS encoding methyl-accepting chemotaxis protein, whose product MLLKRKVYLSLILAVVAPLAISTLIFSNSIRSNTEEKLAKVDLPTALSEVKSQIELELSTPIVVGKEIAQNLFVQQWMNNNEDAQSRGKFIDYLKHIKNKNQASNAYIISKNSRNYYTDEGISRQIDSSDTWFDAFLASDRPFEVALDIDKGSSEVMVFINYAIELDGQRQGIAGIGRSLDSMVDLISEYRIGEGGIVYLVSGSGEIMLHGNKTKIGQSVDLTPIKNGAIQSKVIDGDDYVVSSTPVNSLGWHLVAEIPQEQLYGPINSAINTNIIFGVIIALVGLASARVLVGQIFRPIENITSAVNALTEKDGDLTARLPTDDNNEISDLAIKFNLFLEQLHYMFKQVSESAIHVKGISQDVLEQVQGAANLAEVQSSSTQTVAAAVNEMEVTVQDISGSASNAADIATKTEETTHKGVGFVQSTIKQMEQLEASMANSVASVLELSTEIKSISHVLDVIKGISEQTNLLALNAAIEAARAGEQGRGFAVVADEVRTLAQRTAESTEQINEMIASLNAKASSTVTAIELGSKNTLENAERLKETGHTLNGISQEIVLLSELNNSVATATREQTLATSEISQNIVMISDSAEQTKENMKKSEQLCNGLNKESNILRDLLGKFTL is encoded by the coding sequence ATGTTATTAAAACGAAAAGTATACCTCAGCCTTATTCTGGCTGTTGTTGCTCCTTTAGCAATATCTACTCTAATCTTTTCCAATAGTATTCGCTCAAATACAGAAGAAAAACTAGCAAAAGTAGATTTACCGACTGCGCTTAGTGAAGTTAAAAGCCAAATAGAGCTGGAACTTTCTACACCTATTGTTGTAGGCAAAGAAATAGCGCAAAACTTATTTGTGCAGCAATGGATGAATAATAATGAAGATGCGCAAAGTCGAGGTAAATTTATTGATTACCTCAAACATATAAAAAATAAAAACCAAGCCAGTAACGCATATATTATTTCTAAAAACTCCCGTAACTATTACACCGATGAGGGTATTTCCAGGCAAATAGATAGTAGTGATACTTGGTTTGATGCTTTTTTAGCATCGGATAGACCATTTGAAGTAGCGCTCGACATAGATAAAGGCAGCTCTGAGGTGATGGTATTTATTAATTATGCCATTGAGCTTGATGGGCAACGACAAGGAATTGCCGGAATTGGCCGTTCGCTCGATTCTATGGTGGATCTCATAAGTGAATATAGGATAGGTGAGGGCGGCATTGTTTATTTGGTCTCTGGTAGTGGCGAGATTATGCTGCATGGTAATAAAACTAAAATAGGGCAATCTGTTGACTTGACGCCGATTAAAAATGGGGCAATTCAAAGTAAAGTAATTGATGGTGATGACTATGTTGTATCAAGTACGCCTGTAAACTCATTAGGTTGGCATCTAGTTGCTGAAATTCCCCAAGAGCAATTATATGGCCCAATTAATAGTGCTATTAATACTAATATCATTTTTGGTGTAATTATTGCTCTTGTCGGTTTAGCGTCAGCACGCGTGTTGGTAGGGCAAATATTTAGGCCAATCGAAAACATTACTTCAGCAGTGAATGCGTTAACAGAAAAAGATGGCGATTTAACAGCGCGACTTCCTACTGACGATAATAATGAAATTTCAGATTTGGCGATTAAGTTTAATCTGTTTTTAGAGCAGTTACATTATATGTTTAAACAGGTCTCTGAGTCGGCAATTCATGTTAAAGGTATTTCCCAAGATGTACTTGAGCAAGTACAAGGAGCAGCTAATTTAGCTGAGGTACAGTCATCGAGTACACAAACGGTGGCGGCAGCGGTTAATGAGATGGAAGTTACGGTTCAGGATATTTCTGGCAGTGCCAGCAATGCGGCAGATATTGCGACTAAAACCGAAGAAACGACGCATAAAGGCGTTGGTTTTGTGCAAAGCACAATTAAACAAATGGAACAGTTAGAAGCATCGATGGCCAATTCTGTGGCTTCGGTGTTAGAGCTCTCGACAGAGATTAAATCAATTTCTCATGTATTGGATGTCATTAAAGGGATTTCTGAGCAAACTAACTTATTGGCGTTAAATGCGGCAATTGAAGCGGCGAGAGCTGGAGAGCAAGGGCGTGGCTTTGCAGTAGTTGCTGATGAAGTGAGAACGCTTGCACAGCGTACTGCGGAGTCTACAGAGCAAATTAATGAGATGATTGCTTCGTTAAATGCTAAAGCTTCAAGCACGGTAACTGCGATTGAATTGGGCAGCAAAAACACTTTAGAAAATGCCGAACGATTAAAAGAAACAGGCCATACATTAAATGGTATTTCACAGGAAATTGTACTGTTAAGCGAGTTAAATAACTCAGTGGCTACAGCAACGCGAGAGCAAACTTTAGCAACCTCAGAAATTAGCCAAAATATTGTAATGATCTCCGACTCGGCAGAGCAAACCAAAGAAAATATGAAAAAGTCAGAGCAGCTTTGTAATGGTTTAAATAAAGAGTCGAATATTTTAAGGGATTTACTAGGTAAGTTTACGCTTTAA
- the secF gene encoding protein translocase subunit SecF: MQILRLGGKTLRFMSLRKVAMGFSTLLIIASLASLFVKGLNFGLDFTGGTAVEVGFSQPADLKKVRNVLAENDFADASVQLFGSSQEILVRLAPRGDDVKAEVIGNQVIAALKQADDSVVMRRIEFVGPSVGEDLKEQGGLAMLTALICILIYVAFRFEWRFAVGAVGALLHDVIITIGLFSVLGLEFDLTILAAILAVIGYSLNDTIVVSDRIRENFRKVRIDDTIEIIDISLTQTLNRTLVTSITTILVLIALFVWGGQTIHGFATALLFGVFIGTYSSVYVASSVAIAMGVSKEDLIPEVIEKEGADLDPMP, from the coding sequence ATGCAAATTTTAAGATTGGGCGGAAAAACCCTTCGTTTCATGTCTCTTCGAAAAGTGGCAATGGGCTTTTCTACGTTATTAATTATAGCGTCGCTGGCGTCACTTTTTGTTAAAGGCTTAAATTTCGGTTTAGATTTTACTGGCGGTACAGCGGTTGAGGTGGGTTTTTCGCAACCTGCCGATCTGAAAAAAGTACGTAATGTACTGGCTGAAAATGATTTTGCTGATGCATCGGTGCAGCTTTTTGGCTCAAGCCAAGAGATACTGGTTCGTTTAGCCCCTCGTGGTGATGATGTAAAAGCAGAGGTAATTGGTAACCAAGTGATTGCTGCACTTAAACAAGCCGATGATAGCGTAGTAATGCGCCGCATTGAGTTTGTAGGCCCAAGCGTAGGTGAAGACTTAAAAGAGCAGGGTGGCCTTGCCATGTTAACTGCACTTATTTGTATCTTAATTTATGTGGCGTTTCGCTTTGAATGGCGTTTTGCTGTGGGCGCAGTTGGCGCGCTTTTACACGATGTAATCATTACGATTGGTTTATTCTCGGTGCTTGGTTTAGAGTTTGACTTAACTATTTTGGCAGCAATACTTGCCGTGATAGGTTACTCACTAAACGATACCATTGTTGTATCAGACCGTATTCGTGAAAACTTCCGCAAAGTGCGTATTGACGACACGATTGAAATTATTGATATCTCGCTTACGCAAACACTTAACCGTACCTTAGTAACCTCAATCACTACTATTTTAGTACTGATTGCGTTATTTGTATGGGGCGGCCAAACCATTCATGGCTTTGCTACTGCACTACTATTTGGTGTGTTTATTGGTACTTACTCTTCAGTTTACGTTGCCAGCTCGGTGGCTATTGCCATGGGCGTAAGTAAAGAAGATTTAATACCAGAAGTGATTGAAAAAGAAGGCGCTGATTTAGATCCAATGCCTTAA
- the yajC gene encoding preprotein translocase subunit YajC, translating into MSLFISNAHASAGAPAAGGGMEMLIMLAIFGLVFYFLIYRPQAKRVKEHKSLMSAMAKGDEVLTQGGLVGKIVKIAEDKDFIVISLNEQAEVTVQKSAVSAVLPKGTMKSL; encoded by the coding sequence ATGAGTTTATTTATTTCAAACGCGCATGCAAGCGCTGGTGCACCTGCAGCAGGCGGCGGTATGGAAATGCTAATTATGTTAGCGATTTTTGGTTTGGTTTTTTACTTTTTAATTTACCGCCCGCAAGCAAAGCGCGTAAAAGAGCATAAAAGCTTAATGAGCGCGATGGCAAAAGGCGATGAAGTGCTAACCCAAGGTGGTTTAGTGGGTAAAATCGTAAAAATTGCTGAAGATAAAGACTTCATCGTGATCTCATTAAATGAGCAAGCAGAAGTAACAGTACAAAAATCAGCAGTATCTGCTGTATTGCCTAAAGGCACAATGAAGTCGCTATAA